The Syntrophorhabdaceae bacterium genome contains the following window.
CTGGCTCCTGAATCGAGCAAGCATTTTCTGCTGGAAGGCGATGTATACCACGAGCTGAAAAGGTACGATAAAGCGCTCCATGCATACAGCCAGGCCATTACCTATGCCGAGAAGGAGCGCCTCGCGAGCAAATGGGAGAGAAGGGGCCACCCACGCATGCTCACGTGGCTATCTGCGCAGTACGGCCTCTTTTATATTTATATGGCGACAAGAGACTACCAGCGGGCATGCACCGTAATGCAGGAGGTGATCGCCTCTTTCCCTGACAATCCCCGGCACTATGTCATGATGGGGGATGCCTATGGAATGACGGGTGATATTAAAAGGGCAAAAGAGTCGTTTGAACATGCGCTGAAAAGAGACCCCGATAACCCCTTTGCGAAGAAAGGTTATTCGAAATGCGTGGAAATCCTGCAGAGGGGACAGGGCAGCAGGTAGGTAGTTCGGGCTATTTTTCCTCTGCCAGTGAATTGAAGAGCTCCTTATATGCAGCGACAACGGACTGCCACGTAAAATGCCTGTCGGCCCACTCCTTTGCCCTCATGCCCGTTTCTCTGACCATTGCCGGCTCAAGCACAAGTCTTTGCAGTGTAGTGGAGAGACCGTCTACTTCCTTCTCAA
Protein-coding sequences here:
- a CDS encoding tetratricopeptide repeat protein; translation: LAPESSKHFLLEGDVYHELKRYDKALHAYSQAITYAEKERLASKWERRGHPRMLTWLSAQYGLFYIYMATRDYQRACTVMQEVIASFPDNPRHYVMMGDAYGMTGDIKRAKESFEHALKRDPDNPFAKKGYSKCVEILQRGQGSR